A stretch of the Balneolales bacterium ANBcel1 genome encodes the following:
- the tyrS gene encoding tyrosine--tRNA ligase, with product MSAFLPVEEQLEIIERGTVEIVPREELKQKLEKSRESGKPLRIKLGCDPTRPDLHLGHSVILRKMRQFQDLGHHTILIIGDFTAMIGDPSGANKTRPALTKEEVLHNGKSYFDQASKILDPDKTEIVYNSEWLSPMSFGDVIRLASHYTVARMIERDDFTKRYQNNDTISLHEFLYPLAQGQDSVHLRSDVELGGIDQKFNLLVGRHLQKEFSQPQQVCLMMPLLVGTDGTMKMSKSYENYIGIDEKPEDMYGKTLSIPDDLIYPYFELLTDVSLHDLPEIREKAEEDPRNAKHDLAWTITKMYHGSDLADQARAFFEKTVVKKDIPDEIPEFALDAGRQLRLLDLMKHVGFVASNSEGRRMVTQGGVTLDGEKITDPQYELVLEEDKELILKVGKRKYGKLVTK from the coding sequence ATGTCCGCTTTTTTGCCCGTAGAAGAACAGCTTGAAATCATTGAACGAGGGACTGTCGAAATCGTACCCCGTGAAGAATTGAAACAAAAACTGGAAAAGTCGCGGGAAAGCGGCAAGCCTCTTCGAATCAAACTCGGATGCGATCCAACACGTCCCGATCTTCATCTTGGACATTCGGTAATCTTGCGGAAAATGAGACAGTTTCAGGATCTGGGTCATCATACCATACTGATTATCGGGGATTTTACGGCAATGATCGGCGATCCGTCAGGTGCAAACAAAACGCGGCCGGCCCTGACCAAAGAAGAGGTACTTCATAACGGAAAATCCTATTTCGATCAAGCTTCGAAAATTCTGGATCCTGATAAAACCGAAATCGTCTACAACTCGGAGTGGTTGTCACCCATGAGCTTCGGGGATGTCATCCGCCTGGCTTCCCACTACACCGTTGCACGTATGATCGAACGGGATGATTTCACCAAAAGGTATCAGAACAATGACACCATCTCCCTCCATGAGTTTCTCTACCCCCTTGCCCAGGGCCAGGATTCGGTACATCTCCGATCCGATGTCGAACTGGGCGGTATCGACCAGAAATTTAATCTTCTTGTGGGCCGCCACCTGCAGAAGGAGTTTAGCCAGCCTCAGCAAGTTTGCCTGATGATGCCTCTGCTTGTGGGTACCGACGGCACCATGAAAATGTCGAAGTCGTACGAAAACTACATAGGTATCGATGAAAAACCAGAGGACATGTACGGCAAGACCCTTTCTATTCCCGATGACCTTATTTACCCCTACTTCGAGCTGCTGACCGACGTTTCTCTTCACGATTTACCTGAAATCCGTGAAAAGGCTGAAGAGGATCCAAGAAACGCGAAGCACGACCTGGCCTGGACCATCACTAAAATGTACCATGGATCAGATTTGGCCGATCAGGCCCGGGCGTTTTTTGAAAAAACGGTGGTCAAAAAGGACATTCCGGATGAGATCCCTGAGTTTGCTTTGGATGCCGGCCGGCAGTTGCGACTTCTGGATCTTATGAAGCACGTCGGCTTTGTAGCCAGTAACAGCGAAGGCCGTAGAATGGTGACTCAGGGAGGTGTTACACTTGACGGAGAAAAGATCACCGATCCGCAATATGAACTGGTTTTGGAAGAGGACAAAGAGCTCATTTTGAAAGTAGGAAAGCGTAAATACGGCAAACTTGTCACGAAATAA
- a CDS encoding protein-disulfide reductase DsbD family protein, with the protein MPVNRTLSGRINLLRIPLPAKILTALVLFFASSHTVTQTNVAAQQLSFGADPDENRVAVRFITKKDRISETDSPFWVGLHMDIKEGWHVYWRNPGDSGLPTRITWSDSDDVEPGEIHWPLPSRFDEEGITTYGYSDEVTLLIPVSLSRMPITGESIALEANVQWLVCKDICIPESARVPFEIGGRGELQGLVDHGGDRISGALSLLPQPSDAWSAEAFVAERELTLDIRPESAPAIMPNPENVYFYPYHQGVIEHTAPQKVSVSDEKLTLTLQVSRYYNSGISEIRGVLVTGTSWIEGESHTGLEISAEIIPTY; encoded by the coding sequence ATGCCTGTTAATCGCACACTTTCAGGACGAATAAATCTTCTCCGGATCCCATTACCGGCGAAGATTCTGACTGCTCTGGTGCTGTTTTTCGCAAGTTCACATACAGTCACACAAACAAACGTTGCGGCACAACAACTATCATTTGGCGCAGATCCGGATGAAAACCGTGTCGCGGTCCGTTTTATCACAAAAAAAGATCGTATTTCGGAAACGGATTCGCCGTTCTGGGTGGGACTCCACATGGATATTAAAGAGGGCTGGCATGTTTACTGGAGAAATCCGGGCGACTCCGGTCTGCCTACCCGTATCACCTGGAGTGATAGCGATGACGTTGAGCCCGGCGAAATCCACTGGCCCCTTCCTTCCAGATTTGATGAAGAGGGAATAACCACGTACGGATATTCCGACGAAGTTACCCTTCTGATTCCCGTTTCACTTTCACGGATGCCGATTACCGGAGAATCGATCGCGTTGGAAGCCAATGTCCAATGGCTGGTGTGCAAGGACATCTGCATCCCCGAATCCGCCCGGGTTCCGTTTGAAATCGGCGGACGGGGAGAACTGCAAGGGCTGGTCGATCACGGTGGAGACAGAATTTCCGGGGCTCTGTCGCTGCTGCCTCAACCCTCCGACGCCTGGTCAGCTGAGGCTTTCGTAGCAGAGCGGGAACTTACCCTGGACATCAGGCCAGAATCAGCGCCGGCAATCATGCCGAATCCCGAAAATGTCTACTTCTATCCATACCATCAGGGTGTTATTGAGCACACGGCACCTCAGAAAGTATCTGTATCAGACGAGAAACTGACCCTAACCCTGCAGGTGTCGCGATACTACAACAGCGGTATTTCGGAGATCCGGGGAGTACTGGTAACCGGAACAAGCTGGATTGAGGGCGAAAGCCACACCGGACTTGAAATATCCGCAGAAATTATCCCCACATATTAA
- a CDS encoding CotH kinase family protein, with the protein MNRFLTLLLLPLLLLPERTGAQDNMHPQVIINEILASNNEGLRDEDGDNEDWIELWNTGDEPVPLQWYGLTDRAGDHHRWVFPDTTIYPGEFMLIWASGKDRRSPGSPLHANFSLDRQGEPLRLSDIDGNRLDTVPPVAIPTDYSYGRVPGETDEWAFFSKPTPGAPNETESVGRMLDPPVFSHEGGFHADAFELRLSLPDNAEGAEIRYTTDGSEPGPNSGKLYTGPILIVDRTEYPNDISMIPTNNYDANHPYNENWKEPEGQVFKGTVVRAVTIAPDSEPVGVASRSFFVGSNLEDRYRFPVISLATDREHLFSHDRGIYAHGNFWNRTEEWERPVHVEFYEPGGKSVLAQDAGVRIHGGTSRGRPLKSLRIYARRSYGKAWFEHPLIPDAPVDTYKRFLLRNSGNDWDGTFFRDALMQELIAHTGVETQYYRPAVVFINGEYWGIQNIRKRFDHRYFESMYQINRDDLVLFEGNAEIKEGTTADRRAYLDLRTLLEEGAVNDANVWQEVENRMDIVNFRDYHIANIYYRNTDWPGNNIDFWRKRTNGPRDDAPMGHDGRWRWLLYDTDFGFNLDFDYVIGRNERANHNTLAFAVQGTGGWPNPQWSVAMLRGALRNDNFQNEFINRFADLLNTAFAPERVIREIDRMHEALKPHIEEHIRRWRGPASLIQWENEVDAMRSFAENRPAAQREHILGFFNLRGMLELELDVNDSKGGYLSVNTIRLKRGEVGVSEDPWPWSGTYFQGIPVTVTAHPADGYEFSGWEGHSEPGRQLDLLSFEENESLKAVFRRKNASTGSEGEYDDGPHIFKAAAPRPNPFNHSTVLQIELPEEKTVRISAYSVDGRRIGELHNRRLQRGVHSLRIDAGGWASGVYIIVAEAGYHRKSFPVTLIK; encoded by the coding sequence ATGAATCGCTTTCTCACTTTATTACTTCTGCCCCTGCTGCTGCTTCCGGAACGAACTGGTGCACAAGACAATATGCATCCCCAGGTGATAATCAACGAGATTCTCGCTTCTAACAACGAAGGTTTACGGGATGAAGACGGAGATAACGAAGACTGGATTGAACTATGGAATACTGGCGATGAACCGGTTCCGCTTCAATGGTATGGATTGACCGACCGTGCCGGGGATCATCATCGCTGGGTTTTTCCCGACACGACCATTTATCCCGGTGAGTTTATGCTGATATGGGCATCGGGAAAAGACCGACGTTCGCCGGGAAGCCCGCTTCATGCCAACTTCAGCCTGGACCGCCAGGGTGAGCCGCTGCGGCTCAGTGATATCGATGGAAACAGGCTTGATACCGTTCCGCCGGTTGCCATACCGACCGACTACTCCTACGGACGGGTCCCTGGTGAAACGGATGAATGGGCGTTCTTTTCGAAACCGACCCCTGGAGCTCCTAATGAAACGGAAAGCGTTGGGCGGATGCTGGACCCCCCCGTTTTTTCGCATGAGGGTGGCTTCCATGCCGATGCGTTCGAATTGCGGCTATCCCTTCCAGACAATGCCGAAGGTGCTGAAATCCGGTATACCACCGATGGCAGCGAGCCTGGTCCGAATAGCGGCAAGCTCTACACGGGACCTATTCTTATTGTGGACCGGACGGAGTATCCCAACGATATCTCCATGATACCCACGAACAATTATGACGCGAACCACCCCTATAACGAAAACTGGAAGGAGCCGGAGGGGCAGGTCTTCAAAGGAACCGTGGTAAGGGCAGTAACCATAGCCCCAGATTCGGAACCTGTTGGCGTAGCCAGCCGATCGTTTTTTGTGGGCAGCAATCTGGAAGATCGTTATCGTTTCCCGGTAATTTCTCTTGCAACCGACCGAGAGCATCTTTTTTCACATGACAGAGGAATTTATGCCCATGGCAATTTCTGGAATCGAACAGAGGAGTGGGAAAGGCCGGTGCATGTTGAATTCTATGAGCCGGGCGGCAAATCCGTTCTGGCTCAGGATGCCGGAGTCCGTATTCACGGCGGCACTTCCCGGGGAAGACCCCTGAAATCGCTGCGCATCTATGCGCGAAGATCTTACGGTAAAGCCTGGTTCGAGCATCCCCTCATCCCCGATGCACCTGTAGACACCTACAAAAGGTTTCTGTTGAGAAATTCGGGAAACGACTGGGATGGAACCTTTTTCAGAGACGCCCTGATGCAGGAACTCATCGCGCATACCGGCGTGGAGACCCAGTATTACCGCCCAGCAGTGGTTTTCATCAATGGTGAGTATTGGGGCATTCAGAATATCCGCAAACGCTTCGATCACCGTTATTTTGAATCCATGTACCAGATAAATCGCGATGATCTTGTACTTTTTGAAGGCAATGCTGAAATCAAGGAGGGAACGACGGCAGATCGCCGGGCATATCTGGATCTTCGTACACTGCTGGAAGAGGGGGCCGTGAATGATGCGAATGTATGGCAGGAGGTAGAGAACCGTATGGATATCGTGAATTTTCGCGATTACCACATCGCAAATATCTACTACCGGAACACCGACTGGCCCGGCAACAATATTGATTTCTGGAGGAAGCGGACCAACGGGCCTCGTGATGATGCACCCATGGGCCACGACGGACGCTGGCGGTGGCTGCTTTATGACACCGATTTCGGGTTTAATCTGGATTTTGACTATGTGATTGGCAGGAATGAGCGAGCCAACCACAACACGCTTGCTTTTGCTGTGCAGGGAACCGGCGGCTGGCCAAACCCGCAGTGGTCTGTTGCAATGCTCCGAGGCGCATTACGCAATGACAACTTTCAGAATGAGTTCATCAACCGGTTTGCCGATCTGCTGAATACCGCTTTTGCCCCCGAGCGAGTGATCCGGGAAATCGACAGAATGCACGAAGCACTTAAACCGCATATTGAGGAGCACATACGCCGCTGGCGCGGCCCCGCCTCGCTCATTCAGTGGGAAAATGAGGTGGATGCGATGCGCTCCTTTGCTGAAAACAGGCCTGCTGCTCAAAGAGAGCATATTCTGGGATTTTTTAATCTCCGTGGCATGCTGGAGCTTGAGCTGGATGTCAATGACTCAAAAGGGGGATACCTGTCCGTGAATACCATCAGATTAAAGCGCGGCGAGGTGGGTGTTTCTGAGGATCCCTGGCCCTGGTCGGGCACCTACTTCCAGGGAATTCCGGTTACGGTGACCGCCCACCCCGCTGATGGCTACGAATTTTCCGGTTGGGAAGGGCACAGTGAACCAGGGCGGCAGCTGGATCTGCTTTCGTTTGAGGAGAACGAATCCCTCAAAGCGGTATTTCGGCGAAAGAATGCTTCAACGGGCAGTGAGGGAGAGTATGATGATGGACCGCATATCTTCAAAGCGGCGGCCCCCCGCCCGAATCCATTCAACCACTCCACCGTGCTGCAGATTGAATTGCCGGAGGAAAAGACGGTAAGGATTTCTGCCTACTCGGTGGATGGCCGGCGTATCGGAGAGTTGCATAACCGGAGATTGCAGCGGGGCGTGCATTCCCTTCGAATTGATGCGGGAGGATGGGCAAGCGGGGTGTACATTATTGTGGCTGAAGCGGGCTACCACCGAAAATCCTTCCCGGTCACCCTGATCAAATGA
- the uvrB gene encoding excinuclease ABC subunit UvrB, protein MEKEPVSDFKLVSPYLPAGDQPAAIAELVGGIRGDERFQTLLGITGSGKTRTIASVIEQTGKPTLVMSHNKTLAAQLYRELSDFFPENCVEFFISYYDYYQPEAYIAAQDKYIEKDLSINDEIQRLRLRATSSLLSGRRDVIIVSSVSCIYGIGSPSEYAKLIIRLKVGEEIARNKLLYDLVDLHYSRNDQEFERARFRVRGDVVDLYPAYSEHALRIEFWGDEIEKLTLFDPVTGELLDEVDQFFIYPASHYVTTKDRLKTAIVQIQDELDLRLEVLRSEEKFLEAQRLEQRTMFDIEMMQEIGFCPGIENYSRYLAGRKPEERPYCLFDYFPEDFLLVVDESHQTVPQIGAMYGGDRSRKINLVEHGFRLPSALDNRPLKFEEWESLIKKCIFVSATPSDYELEKSEGAFVEQIIRPTGLMEPKIEVRPLKHQIDDIVGEVRVAVKAGQRVLCLTLTKRMSEELSQYLKDLGLKAAYMHSELDALERVEVLYRYRRGDYDVLVGINLLREGIDIPELGLVAILDADKEGFLRSETSLFQISGRAARNVAGRVIMYADKVTDSMRKVIDETDRRRAIQMAYNKKHKINPTTVAKELKPLVDPELIGARSFEIETESGAGTDALERIKVAEDGIRYQASPAMKEIVFEKKKDFVDYLKEAMRTAAKNMEFEEAARIRDQIEQVEKQI, encoded by the coding sequence ATGGAAAAGGAACCTGTGTCTGATTTCAAACTGGTATCGCCCTATCTTCCCGCCGGCGATCAGCCTGCGGCCATCGCCGAACTTGTTGGCGGCATCAGGGGAGACGAGCGATTTCAGACGCTGCTTGGCATCACCGGATCTGGTAAAACCCGCACCATTGCCTCGGTGATTGAGCAAACCGGCAAGCCAACCCTTGTGATGAGTCACAACAAAACGCTTGCTGCCCAGCTGTACCGGGAGCTGAGCGATTTCTTCCCTGAAAACTGTGTGGAGTTTTTTATATCGTATTATGACTACTACCAGCCGGAAGCGTACATCGCTGCCCAGGACAAGTATATCGAAAAGGATCTCTCGATTAACGATGAAATCCAGCGGCTGCGGCTGCGCGCCACCAGTTCACTGCTGTCCGGCAGGAGGGATGTCATCATTGTCTCCTCGGTCAGCTGCATCTATGGGATCGGCTCCCCCAGCGAATATGCCAAACTGATTATCCGGTTGAAGGTCGGTGAAGAAATTGCCAGAAACAAGCTGTTGTATGATCTGGTGGATCTGCACTACAGCCGCAATGACCAGGAGTTTGAGCGGGCGCGGTTCCGTGTAAGGGGCGATGTGGTGGATCTGTATCCAGCCTATTCCGAACATGCGCTTCGCATTGAGTTCTGGGGTGATGAAATCGAAAAGCTTACGCTCTTCGATCCTGTTACCGGGGAATTGCTGGATGAGGTCGATCAGTTTTTTATCTATCCGGCATCGCATTATGTCACGACGAAGGACCGGCTCAAAACGGCCATTGTGCAGATTCAGGATGAACTGGATCTCAGGCTGGAGGTACTTAGATCCGAGGAAAAGTTCCTGGAAGCGCAGCGTCTGGAGCAGCGTACCATGTTTGATATTGAGATGATGCAGGAGATCGGGTTTTGCCCGGGTATCGAAAACTATTCAAGGTATCTGGCGGGACGAAAGCCGGAAGAACGGCCCTATTGTCTGTTCGATTACTTTCCTGAAGACTTCCTGCTTGTGGTGGATGAGTCTCATCAAACCGTTCCGCAAATCGGCGCCATGTATGGCGGTGACAGATCGCGAAAAATCAATCTGGTTGAGCACGGATTTCGCCTTCCCTCGGCTCTTGACAATAGGCCGCTGAAATTTGAGGAGTGGGAGTCACTAATAAAGAAATGCATTTTTGTCAGCGCAACACCGTCTGATTATGAGCTTGAAAAAAGCGAAGGAGCATTTGTTGAGCAGATAATCCGGCCCACGGGACTCATGGAGCCGAAAATTGAAGTCAGGCCACTTAAGCACCAGATTGACGATATCGTCGGGGAAGTCCGGGTAGCCGTGAAAGCGGGTCAGCGCGTTCTTTGCCTGACACTTACGAAACGAATGAGCGAAGAACTGTCGCAGTATCTGAAGGACCTCGGTCTCAAGGCGGCCTACATGCACAGCGAGCTGGATGCGCTTGAGCGCGTGGAAGTCCTTTATCGTTATCGTCGGGGAGATTATGATGTGCTTGTCGGTATTAACCTGCTTCGCGAGGGTATCGATATACCCGAACTTGGGCTCGTAGCCATCCTGGACGCGGATAAGGAGGGGTTCCTCAGATCGGAAACCTCCCTCTTTCAGATTTCCGGCCGGGCCGCCAGAAATGTGGCCGGTCGTGTCATCATGTACGCCGACAAGGTCACCGACAGCATGCGAAAGGTAATCGATGAAACGGACAGGCGCAGGGCGATTCAAATGGCGTACAACAAAAAGCACAAAATTAATCCGACGACGGTTGCCAAAGAACTTAAGCCACTGGTTGATCCGGAACTGATCGGAGCCCGCTCTTTTGAAATTGAGACGGAATCAGGGGCCGGCACCGATGCGCTGGAAAGGATAAAAGTTGCCGAGGATGGTATCCGCTACCAGGCTTCTCCCGCTATGAAAGAGATCGTATTTGAGAAGAAGAAGGATTTTGTGGATTACCTCAAGGAAGCCATGCGCACGGCTGCGAAGAATATGGAATTTGAAGAAGCGGCTAGAATCAGGGATCAGATCGAACAGGTCGAAAAGCAGATATAA
- the tyrA gene encoding bifunctional chorismate mutase/prephenate dehydrogenase, with protein MSDKQQSLNIHRKRIDDIDDEILRLLQERNDTVKQVIDTKIKNKLPIFVANREEQKITEFRDKANRLGLDPEWAGDFLRMIMSSSRAYQSGKTFPQTSAGPKKILMVGGGGGMGSLYARIARASGHSVDILERDDWDRVGELTSGKDLVIITVPIKVTETTIERIGPHLQKNTILADFTSNKTHILDAMMHAHQGPVAALHPMHGPDVTHVSKQLMMVCHGRDRQAYEWMLEQFQLWGLRIKSVDPEQHDRAMHLIQGLRHFVALLHGSFMREFELKPEEMADFSSPIYRAELMMTGRIFAQDAELYADIVFSNFERRTLLIEFLEHHHKLADLVKSNDRDGFIREFNSITEFFGDFAEQALEESSYMINRLADRFG; from the coding sequence ATGAGCGACAAACAACAAAGCCTCAACATCCACCGAAAGCGTATCGACGATATTGATGATGAGATATTGCGCCTGCTGCAAGAGCGCAACGATACGGTAAAACAGGTGATCGACACAAAAATCAAGAACAAGCTGCCGATTTTTGTAGCCAATCGTGAAGAACAAAAAATAACGGAATTTCGTGACAAAGCGAATCGCCTTGGGCTCGATCCTGAGTGGGCCGGTGATTTTCTTCGAATGATAATGAGTTCTTCACGCGCGTATCAGTCCGGCAAGACCTTTCCCCAGACCAGTGCCGGGCCAAAAAAAATTCTCATGGTTGGTGGCGGAGGAGGAATGGGCTCCCTATATGCCCGAATTGCCAGGGCGTCTGGCCACAGTGTCGACATACTGGAGCGGGACGATTGGGATCGTGTCGGTGAGTTAACCAGCGGCAAAGACCTGGTGATCATAACCGTACCCATCAAAGTTACGGAAACCACCATCGAGCGTATTGGTCCTCATCTCCAGAAAAACACCATTCTCGCGGATTTCACCAGCAACAAAACGCATATTCTGGACGCGATGATGCACGCGCATCAGGGGCCTGTCGCCGCGCTCCACCCGATGCACGGCCCGGATGTCACCCATGTTTCCAAGCAGCTGATGATGGTGTGCCACGGCCGCGACCGTCAAGCCTACGAGTGGATGCTGGAGCAGTTTCAGTTATGGGGACTCCGCATCAAGTCGGTGGATCCCGAACAGCATGACCGCGCCATGCATTTGATACAGGGCTTGCGTCACTTTGTTGCTCTGCTGCACGGTTCCTTCATGCGGGAATTCGAGCTCAAGCCGGAGGAGATGGCCGATTTTTCCAGCCCCATTTACCGGGCGGAGCTGATGATGACCGGACGGATCTTCGCCCAGGACGCCGAACTCTACGCCGATATTGTGTTTTCGAACTTCGAAAGAAGGACCCTGCTAATTGAGTTTCTCGAACATCACCATAAACTGGCCGATCTGGTCAAAAGCAACGATCGCGACGGATTTATCCGCGAATTTAACAGTATAACCGAGTTTTTCGGCGATTTTGCAGAGCAGGCGCTCGAAGAGAGCAGCTACATGATCAATCGCCTTGCTGACCGATTCGGCTGA
- a CDS encoding CvpA family protein: protein MNLLDGLALLFILYFAWRGYRNGLIKEVFRIVGLVLAGFVAFQYADLAGSLIRPVLDIDPQFIPYISFTALFVLAMVAVQLGIAFLDALIQLLLLSIPNRLLGSLFGVLKSSLLVSIALIVLSGFGIPGSETRNQSVLYKSLVKVAPASYDIVARVLPGVKPYKESVEEYLSIPD from the coding sequence ATGAATCTACTGGACGGCCTCGCACTTTTGTTCATTCTCTACTTTGCCTGGAGGGGATATCGAAACGGGCTGATCAAGGAGGTATTCAGAATCGTTGGCCTCGTTCTTGCGGGATTTGTCGCCTTTCAATATGCCGATTTGGCGGGTTCATTAATCAGGCCTGTACTGGATATTGACCCGCAGTTCATCCCTTATATTTCCTTTACGGCTCTGTTTGTTTTGGCCATGGTTGCCGTTCAGCTGGGCATTGCATTTCTGGACGCCCTTATCCAGCTCCTGTTACTGAGTATTCCAAACCGACTTTTGGGTTCCCTTTTTGGTGTATTAAAAAGCAGCCTCCTGGTAAGCATTGCCCTGATTGTGCTGTCCGGTTTTGGCATACCCGGCAGTGAAACCCGAAACCAATCCGTTTTATATAAATCGCTTGTAAAAGTTGCGCCGGCTTCCTACGACATTGTTGCCAGAGTGCTCCCCGGCGTCAAGCCCTACAAGGAGTCTGTAGAAGAGTATCTATCCATCCCTGATTAA
- a CDS encoding S9 family peptidase, which translates to MISKTHVLLIAGIILTAGMVTLSAALPGSMPGSEYDNKDIPYAQNALTPEKLWQLNRIGAPEPSPDGSRVIFPVTEYDIDSNSSETNLYLHSFERDEPRRFTSQGSDRQPAWSPDGTRIAFVSGRGGSPAQIYVIPADGGEAIRITEMPVSVSAPKWFPDGRHIAFSASVLPGYGGDFDKLEEMIREQNNQKVSAKVTEHRIYRHWDRWLTDGRYPRLFKLDVETGEVTDLMPGSRNYFAMMGAPEYDISPDGSEIAVSANSNPPPYEYLNYDIFLIPTDGSGDLINITEHNPANDLSPAYSPDGNTLLYGKRRSTDFYADRVRLVFYDRNTGVRNVVEEVVHAGIDLSPSGFVWADDSRELYFSAQDRGNTSLFSYDVRRDRTREIYRGGTNTGAALAGNRLVFVHRSLKQAPELFRIQPNGRNLSRVTEMNREIMEDTRLGRVENVTYEGAKGVDVQMFVVYPPDFDEEKTWPLLVQIHGGPHGIFGDDFHFRWNAQLFAAPGYVVAMPNFHGSTSFGQDFAKSIHGAHSELPYRDIMKATDYMEQKAYIDPERTAAAGGSYGGYMVSWIAGHTDRYQALINHAGVYNIMTQFAADVTYHREAAYSGAPWDGLEQLQQWNPAVHAENFSTPMLILHGELDYRVPVTHGLEVYGVYKGLGLDARLVYYPDENHWILTPQNSIHWFGEFHRWLLRYIGSGYDN; encoded by the coding sequence ATGATATCCAAAACGCATGTATTGTTGATCGCCGGTATTATTCTGACCGCCGGCATGGTTACCCTTTCGGCCGCCCTGCCAGGCTCAATGCCGGGCAGTGAGTATGATAACAAGGACATTCCGTACGCGCAGAACGCGCTGACTCCTGAAAAGCTGTGGCAACTGAACCGAATTGGTGCACCCGAACCGTCCCCGGATGGAAGTCGGGTGATTTTCCCGGTTACAGAATATGATATCGATTCGAACAGCTCGGAAACCAATCTCTATCTCCACAGCTTTGAACGCGACGAACCCCGCCGTTTCACCTCTCAGGGATCGGACAGACAGCCGGCATGGAGTCCCGACGGAACCCGGATCGCATTTGTCTCCGGCCGTGGCGGTTCGCCGGCCCAGATCTATGTTATTCCGGCCGATGGCGGCGAAGCCATACGGATAACCGAAATGCCGGTGTCGGTTTCCGCTCCGAAATGGTTTCCCGACGGGCGCCATATTGCCTTTTCGGCAAGCGTTCTCCCCGGCTATGGCGGTGATTTTGACAAGCTGGAGGAGATGATACGTGAGCAGAATAATCAAAAAGTGTCTGCCAAAGTCACCGAACACAGGATTTACCGCCACTGGGACCGCTGGCTGACCGACGGGCGCTATCCCAGATTGTTCAAACTCGATGTGGAGACCGGAGAGGTGACCGACCTGATGCCCGGATCGAGAAATTATTTTGCCATGATGGGCGCACCCGAATATGATATCTCACCGGACGGCAGCGAAATTGCCGTTTCCGCAAACAGCAATCCGCCTCCGTACGAATACCTCAATTACGATATCTTCCTGATACCGACCGATGGCAGCGGAGATCTCATCAATATAACGGAACACAATCCGGCAAACGACCTGAGTCCGGCGTACAGTCCGGATGGCAACACCCTGCTCTATGGCAAAAGACGCAGTACCGATTTTTACGCCGATCGTGTCCGCCTTGTGTTTTATGACCGAAATACCGGTGTCCGAAACGTTGTTGAAGAGGTCGTACATGCCGGCATAGATCTGTCGCCGTCCGGTTTTGTCTGGGCGGATGACAGCCGCGAACTCTATTTCTCGGCGCAGGATCGCGGAAATACCTCCCTGTTTTCGTATGATGTTCGCCGCGACCGCACCCGGGAAATCTACCGGGGCGGCACAAACACCGGAGCGGCCCTTGCCGGTAACCGCCTGGTTTTTGTTCATCGCTCACTGAAACAGGCTCCGGAACTCTTCCGGATACAGCCCAACGGACGCAATCTTTCCAGAGTTACAGAGATGAACCGTGAGATCATGGAGGATACGCGTTTGGGCCGTGTCGAAAATGTGACCTATGAGGGTGCCAAAGGCGTTGATGTCCAGATGTTTGTGGTTTACCCTCCCGATTTTGATGAAGAGAAAACATGGCCGCTGCTGGTGCAGATCCATGGCGGCCCTCACGGAATCTTCGGTGACGATTTCCACTTTCGGTGGAATGCGCAGCTCTTTGCGGCGCCGGGCTATGTTGTGGCCATGCCCAACTTCCACGGCTCCACCAGTTTCGGTCAGGATTTCGCCAAGTCAATACACGGAGCCCACTCGGAGCTGCCCTATCGCGACATCATGAAGGCCACCGATTACATGGAGCAGAAGGCGTATATCGATCCGGAGCGAACGGCTGCTGCGGGAGGAAGTTACGGTGGATACATGGTGAGCTGGATTGCTGGACACACCGACCGGTACCAGGCACTGATCAACCATGCAGGGGTTTATAATATTATGACCCAGTTTGCAGCCGATGTAACCTACCACCGCGAAGCGGCCTACAGTGGCGCGCCATGGGACGGGCTGGAGCAGTTGCAGCAATGGAATCCGGCCGTTCATGCCGAGAATTTCTCAACGCCCATGCTGATTCTGCATGGGGAGCTGGATTACCGTGTGCCCGTAACGCATGGCCTTGAAGTTTACGGCGTGTACAAAGGATTGGGACTTGATGCCCGCCTGGTTTACTATCCCGACGAAAACCACTGGATTCTTACCCCGCAAAACTCCATCCACTGGTTTGGGGAATTCCACAGATGGTTGTTGCGTTATATTGGTTCAGGTTACGATAATTGA